From Podospora bellae-mahoneyi strain CBS 112042 chromosome 3, whole genome shotgun sequence, the proteins below share one genomic window:
- a CDS encoding hypothetical protein (EggNog:ENOG503P14Z; COG:Q), which yields MEAALLKSTWPTMAGAVLLSLVGYFLLRAIYNLYFHPLKDIPGPKSWSATRLPYIWALLRGTFVHDIQKLHRKYGPILRIAPNELTFTHPSAWNDILQSHHGRPPFPKDPTWWTTQRVHTEGLLTALNHETHARMRKALTPGFTTRALRSQEPIIQRYVNLLVERLSEMIDSPSSGEKDNKGVAKAEVDISPWFNFVTFDIFGDLAFGESFHCLENSKYHPWVAILFHTPAMATKVAAARFYPWVESALFKLIPPSLRKMQRDHWGQVVERVARRMNYEVEREDIMSPILRGNTKNEMSLDDINGSFMALVIAGSETTATVLTGMMNYLVQNPQYLKKVTDEVRGLGDDGREITLDSLRELKWLNAVLTEALRLCTPIPWILPRRVPDAGGVVAGVTLPGQTLVSIQAYAMQRDPNYWRGADEFLPERWLPDASKPESEFYTDKREAFQPFSMGPRICLGIHLAWAEMRLITTKLLRAFDFEAVDGKRLEWESLKTFMLVERKPVVVRMQHASH from the coding sequence ATGGAAGCTGCGTTACTCAAATCCACCTGGCCAACCATGGCTGGCGCCGTTCTCCTTTCTTTGGTTGGTTACTTCCTCCTTCGCGCCATCTACAACCTCtacttccaccccctcaaagACATCCCCGGTCCCAAATCATGGTCAGCCACTCGCCTGCCCTATATCTGGGCTCTCCTTCGCGGGACCTTCGTCCATGATATCCAGAAGCTCCACCGCAAATACGGCCCAATCTTGAGAATCGCACCCAATGAGTTGACATTTACGCACCCATCTGCCTGGAATGACATACTGCAATCCCATCACGGAAGGCCGCCGTTTCCCAAAGATCCGACTTGGTGGACTACGCAGCGTGTCCACACCGAGGGCTTGCTCACAGCTCTCAACCACGAGACGCACGCCCGCATGAGAAAGGCCTTGACCCCGGGCTTCACCACCCGCGCTCTGCGGTCTCAGGAACCAATCATCCAACGCTACGTCAACTTGCTTGTCGAGCGTCTTTCCGAAATGATCGACTCCCCATCCTCAGGCGAAAAAGATAACAAAGGTGTGGCCAAGGCGGAGGTAGATATCAGCCCCTGGTTCAACTTTGTGACCTTTGACATCTTTGGTGATCTTGCTTTTGGTGAGAGCTTCCACTGCCTGGAGAACAGCAAATATCACCCCTGGGTGGCCATTCTCTTCCACACGCCCGCAATGGCAACCAAGGTTGCTGCGGCGAGGTTCTACCCCTGGGTGGAGTCTGCTTTGTTCAAGCTCATACCTCCATCGCTCAGGAAGATGCAACGGGATCACTgggggcaggtggtggagagggtggccAGGAGGATGAATTatgaggtggagagggaggatatTATGAGCCCCATTCTGCGAGGAAACACCAAGAACGAGATGTCGCTAGATGATATCAACGGGTCGTTTATGGCGCTTGTGATTGCTGGCAGCGAGACTACTGCGACGGTGTTGACGGGTATGATGAATTATCTGGTCCAGAACCCGCAGTATTTGAAGAAAGTAACGGACGAAGTCAGAGGGCTCGGCGACGATGGGAGGGAGATCACGCTGGACTCGCTACGGGAGCTGAAGTGGCTAAATGCAGTGCTGACCGAGGCGTTGAGGTTGTGCACGCCTATACCCTGGATCTTGCCGAGACGGGTGCCAGATGCGGGTGGGGTGGTTGCGGGAGTGACACTGCCGGGTCAGACGTTGGTGTCGATCCAAGCGTATGCTATGCAACGGGATCCCAATTACTGGCGCGGTGCTGATGAGTTCTTGCCCGAGAGATGGTTACCTGATGCCTCCAAGCCAGAATCGGAATTCTATACAGACAAGAGAGAGGCATTCCAACCGTTCAGCATGGGACCGAGAATCTGTCTCGGGATTCACCTGGCTTGGGCCGAGATGCGGTTGATCACAACCAAGCTGCTGAGGGCGTTTGATTTTGAAGCGGTCGACGGGAAAAGGCTCGAGTGGGAGAGCCTAAAGACTTTCATGTTGGTTGAGAGGAAGCCCGTGGTTGTGAGGATGCAACATGCCTCtcattga